A genomic segment from Halomonas sp. GD1P12 encodes:
- a CDS encoding GGDEF domain-containing protein, whose amino-acid sequence MLDQWMKLSAVDMRELPAKRQRQVLVCDQLGIFAFFTPLPYQLFYIFYDLAYFSEIFIINLMFMSCYATVLLLNRRGEYGAARNLLMLCVSTHMFVSSLMAGSGVGVNLFYFTQAAVLVFLFPGLCWLGLVAWQLVCGALYLGTQLLLTSEVAITPVPHPWVDLMYVCSASGALLLMVALLNLFRHQIENTEKELLTTSQMLQVRSSTDPLTGLANRRALDEVLRAEWLRLARHPGTLSVIMCDVDHFKGYNDYFGHDGGDECLRQIAWAIKEVLERPSDLAVRYGGEEFAVVLPATDEQGARHVGEKINEAVRRLAIPNPHIKGGIVTVSVGVSSSTCFTSTHFEQSVERLLKCADQALYLAKKNGRDQTVCMGCYSLT is encoded by the coding sequence ATGCTCGATCAATGGATGAAGCTAAGCGCCGTCGATATGAGGGAGCTGCCCGCCAAGCGTCAGCGTCAGGTTCTGGTGTGTGATCAGTTGGGTATTTTTGCGTTTTTTACGCCTCTTCCTTACCAGCTTTTCTATATCTTTTACGATCTCGCTTACTTTAGCGAAATATTCATTATCAATCTGATGTTCATGTCCTGTTACGCGACGGTGCTACTGCTCAACCGGCGCGGCGAGTACGGGGCGGCGCGCAATTTGCTCATGTTGTGTGTGAGCACCCACATGTTCGTTTCATCGCTCATGGCGGGTTCTGGCGTAGGCGTTAATCTTTTCTATTTCACCCAGGCCGCCGTGCTGGTCTTTTTGTTTCCTGGGCTTTGCTGGCTGGGGTTGGTCGCCTGGCAGCTCGTATGCGGTGCGCTCTATCTCGGCACTCAGCTATTGTTGACGTCAGAAGTCGCGATTACGCCGGTGCCCCATCCCTGGGTGGATCTCATGTACGTGTGCAGCGCCTCCGGCGCGCTGCTGCTGATGGTAGCCTTACTCAATCTTTTTCGACACCAAATCGAGAACACCGAGAAGGAGCTGTTGACGACCAGCCAGATGCTCCAGGTCCGCTCGAGCACCGATCCGCTAACCGGACTCGCCAATCGGCGCGCGCTGGACGAGGTCCTGCGCGCCGAGTGGCTGCGGCTTGCGCGTCATCCGGGCACGCTCTCGGTCATCATGTGCGATGTCGATCACTTCAAGGGCTATAACGACTATTTTGGTCACGATGGGGGCGACGAGTGCCTACGTCAAATTGCCTGGGCGATCAAGGAGGTGCTCGAGCGGCCTTCGGATTTGGCGGTGCGCTATGGTGGCGAGGAGTTCGCGGTCGTGCTGCCCGCGACCGACGAGCAGGGCGCTCGACACGTGGGGGAAAAAATCAACGAAGCGGTGCGGCGTTTGGCCATCCCCAATCCCCATATAAAAGGCGGTATCGTGACTGTCAGTGTCGGTGTCTCGAGTTCCACTTGCTTTACCAGCACGCATTTCGAGCAAAGTGTCGAGCGCCTGCTCAAGTGCGCCGACC